In Mercurialis annua linkage group LG6, ddMerAnnu1.2, whole genome shotgun sequence, the following are encoded in one genomic region:
- the LOC126686560 gene encoding tubulin-folding cofactor D, whose protein sequence is MAAVEKQLSLEEDDDDYEHGCKERVLQKYFLIEWKIVKSLLDDVVSNGRITDPSSVNKIRSILDKYQQEGQLLEPYLETMVTPLMSIVRTKTIELGVETDEILEIIKPICIIIYCLVTVCGYKSVIKFFPHQVSDLELAVNLLEKCHDTESASSLRQESTGEMEAKCVILLWLSILVLVPFDISSIDTSFAISGNDNAGKLEPSPLVLRILRFCQDYLSNSGPMRTMAGLLLSKLLTRPDMPVAFSSFIEWTHEILTSRIDDVLSHFQLLGVVEALAAIFKAGGRKILLDVVSKVWNDTSSLVKSDSAARSQLLRKYLLKLTQRIGLICLPHRSPAWCYVGRTSSLGENGSLSATKREWSQGTNANSTEPEEITSNMLEEDMDVPEIVEEIIEILLSGLKDVDTVVRWSAAKGMGRITSRLTSVLSEEVLSSVLELFSPGEGDGSWHGACLALAELARRGLLLPVSLPKVVPFVVKALHYDIRRGPHSVGSHVRDAAAYVCWAFGRAYYHTDMRNVLEQLAPHLLTVACYDREVNCRRAAAAAFQENVGRQGNYPHGIDIVNTSDYFSLSSRVNSYLHVAVSVAQYEGYLYPFAEELLYNKIGHWEKGLRELAAEALSALVIYDSEYFTSFVLVKLIPSTLSSDLCLRHGATMAVGEVVLALHQCDYTLSADLQKDIAGIVPAIEKARLYRGKGGEIMRSAVSRFIECISLSHLALTEKIKRSLLDTLNDNMRHPNSQIQNAAVKALKHFVQAYVISGNDGSGSAITSKYLEQLTDQNVAIRRGSALALGVLPYECLTFHWKDVLLKLCSSCLIEDNPEDRDVEARVNAVKGLISVCKTLSQTTEFSDLCSGEDGKSLCHLIKNEVMSSLFKALDDYSVDNRGDVGSWVREAAMEGLETCTLILCLTDSTRISNGVETPSQIPELTENEQMLLLFDANLAAHVIEVIVKQAVEKMDKLREAAAKVLHRILYNKKIFVPFIPHREKLEQIVPNKEDLQWAVPTFSHPRFLQLLQFSCYSRAILSGLVVSIGGLQDSLRKASISALLDYLQAVETEDANEKRSREQMLSADTLWILQQYMKCDRVIVPTLKTIEILFSKKIFLDMEVHTPTFCAGILDSLAVELKGSKDFSKLYAGIAVLGYIASLSDPVKSRAFAHLLTFLCHRYPKIRKASAEQVYLVVLQNGDLVPEEKVERALEIISETCWDGDIEAARRERSELCEIAGLDLGQFTSSRPVINKCSEKSPYVPDDENASYSSLVGSSGF, encoded by the exons ATGGCGGCAGTTGAAAAGCAATTGTCACTAGAAGAAGACGACGACGACTACGAGCACGGCTGTAAAGAGAGAGTTCTCCAGAAATACTTCCTAATCGAATGGAAAATTGTCAAATCTCTCCTCGACGACGTCGTTTCAAACGGCCGCATCACCGATCCTTCCTCCGTCAACAAGATACGATCCATT TTGGACAAGTATCAGCAGGAAGGTCAATTACTGGAGCCATACCTAGAAACAATGGTTACTCCATTAATGTCAATAGTTCGTACTAAAACAATCGAATTAGGTGTAGAAACCGATGAGATTCTCGAAATTATTAAACCTATTTGCATAATTATTTACTGTTTAGTTACTGTTTGTGGATATAAATCAGTTATCAAGTTTTTTCCGCATCAAGTTTCCGATTTAGAATTAGCGGTTAATTTGTTAGAGAAGTGTCATGATACTGAATCCGCGTCGTCGTTGCGTCAGGAGAGTACCGGAGAAATGGAGGCGAAATGTGTGATTCTTTTGTGGCTTTCTATTCTTGTTTTAGTTCCGTTTGATATATCGTCTATTGATACGAGTTTTGCTATTAGTGGTAATGATAATGCTGGTAAACTTGAGCCTTCTCCTTTAGTTTTGAGGATATTGAGATTCTGTCAGGATTATCTTTCTAATTCTGGTCCTATGCGAACTATGGCTGGTTTGCTCCTCTCTAAGCTGTTAACTCGTCCTGATATGCCTGTCGCCTTTTCTAG CTTCATTGAATGGACACATGAAATATTAACTTCCCGTATAGATGATGTCTTGTCTCACTTCCAGTTACTAGGTGTTGTGGAAGCACTGGCTGCCATTTTCAAG GCGGGTGGTCGGAAAATCTTGTTAGATGTTGTTTCTAAAGTTTGGAATGATACTTCATCATTGGTCAAGTCTGATTCTGCAGCTCGCAGTCAGTTGCTTCGTAAGTATCTGCTGAAGTTAACTCAGCGAATAGGACTGATTTGTCTTCCTCATCGTTCACCGGCATGGTGTTATGTG GGCAGAACTAGCTCACTTGGAGAGAATGGTTCTCTGAGTGCAACTAAAAGAGAATGGAGTCAAGGTACAAATGCTAACTCTACCGAACCAGAAGAAATTACAAGCAACATGCTAGAGGAAGATATGGATGTTCCAGAAATTGTTGAAGAGATAATTGAGATTTTACTTTCTGGATTGAAAGACGTG GACACAGTTGTACGTTGGTCTGCTGCAAAAGGTATGGGCCGCATAACTTCCCGTTTGACATCTGTCCTTTCTGAGGAAGTCTTATCATCTGTTTTGGAGTTGTTTTCACCTGGAGAA GGTGATGGATCGTGGCATGGGGCTTGCTTAGCATTGGCTGAACTAGCTCGTAGAGGGTTGCTACTGCCTGTCAGCCTTCCCAAAGTTGTGCCTTTCGTAGTGAAG GCACTGCATTACGATATTCGAAGAGGTCCACATAGTGTTGGGTCTCATGTACGTGATGCTGCTGCCTATGTCTGTTGGGCATTCGGCCGTGCATATTATCACACTGATATGAGAAATGTCTTGGAGCAACTGGCTCCTCACCTATTAACAGTGGCCTGCTATGACCGTGAG GTCAACTGCAGAAGAGCAGCAGCAGCTGCTTTTCAGGAGAACGTTGGAAGACAAGGAAACTATCCACATGGAATTGACATAGTGAACACTTCAGACTATTTTTCACTTTCATCCCGAGTAAACTCTTATCTTCATGTTGCTGTCTCTGTTGCTCAGTATGAAGGATATTTGTATCCGTTTGCTGAAGAATTGCTGTATAATAAGATAGGTCACTGG GAGAAAGGCTTGAGGGAACTTGCTGCAGAGGCCCTTTCTGCTCTTGTCATATATGATTCTGAATATTTTACAAGCTTTGTTTTGGTGAAATTAATTCCCTCTACTCTATCCTCTGATCTATGCTTGCGTCATGGTGCGACCATGGCTGTTGGAGAAGTTGTTTTGGCTTTACATCAGTGTGATTACACTCTTAGTGCAG aTCTACAGAAAGATATAGCTGGTATAGTTCCTGCTATTGAGAAAGCACGTCTTTATCGTGGGAAGGGTGGAGAAATAATGCGTTCTGCTGTTTCCCGGTTCATTGAATGCATTTCGTTAAGCCATTTGGCATTGACAGAAAAGATAAAAAGGAGCTTACTTGATACTCTTAATGATAATATGCGGCATCCTAATTCTCAAATACAG AATGCTGCTGTCAAAGCTCTCAAACACTTTGTTCAAGCATATGTTATCAGTGGGAATGATGGAAGCGGAAGTGCTATAACATCTAAGTACCTGGAACAGCTGACTGATCAAAATGTTGCTATAAGAAGAGGATCTGCATTGGCACTGGGTGTTCTGCCTTATGAATGTTTGACTTTCCATTGGAAAGATGTGCTTTTGAAGCTTTGTAGCTCCTGTCTAATCGAG GATAACCCTGAAGACAGAGATGTTGAAGCACGGGTAAATGCCGTCAAAGGACTCATTTCAGTTTGTAAGACATTAAGTCAGACTACAGAGTTTTCTGATTTATGTTCAGGAGAGGATGGCAAGTCTTTGTGTCATCTGATTAAGAATGAAGTGATGTCAAGTCTGTTTAAAGCTCTAGACGATTATTCTGTTGATAATAGAGGTGATGTTGGTTCCTGGGTTCGTGAGGCTGCTATGGAAGGCCTTGAGACATGTACTTTAATCCTCTGCTTGACGGATTCCACCAGAATATCAAATGGAGTTGAGACTCCATCACAGATACCTGAACTGACTGAGAATGAGCAAATGCTTTTATTATTTGATGCAAATCTTGCAGCTCATGTGATTGAAGTAATTGTTAAGCAAGCTGTAGAGAAGATGGACAAATTAAGAGAAGCTGCTGCAAAGGTCCTTCATAGGATTTTGTACAATAAGAAAATATTTGTCCCATTTATTCCACACAGGGAAAAATTGGAACAAATTGTTCCTAATAAAGAAGATTTACAATGGGCT GTACCCACCTTTTCACATCCGCGTTTTTTACAATTACTTCAGTTCAGTTGTTACAGCAGAGCAATTCTATCTGGCTTAGTTGTTTCGATTGGTGGGTTGCAAGATTCTTTAAGGAAAGCATCAATATCTGCATTGTTAGACTATCTTCAAGCAGTTGAAACTGAAGATGCGAATGAGAAAAGGTCACGAGAGCAAATGCTTTCTGCTGACACCCTTTGGATTCTCCAACAATACATGAAATGTGACAGGGTGATTGTTCCCACATTGAAG ACAATTGAGATCCTTTTCAGCAAAAAGATATTCTTGGATATGGAG GTTCATACTCCAACCTTCTGTGCTGGTATTTTGGATTCCCTTGCTGTTGAATTGAAAGGATCCAAGGACTTTTCGAAGTTATATGCTGGCATTGCAGTACTGGGATATATTGCTTCTCTTTCGGATCCTGTAAAAAGCCGGGCATTTGCTCATCTTCTCACTTTCCTTTGTCATCGATATCCCAAG ATCAGGAAAGCTTCTGCCGAACAAGTTTACCTTGTAGTCCTGCAAAATGGAGATCTTGTGCCAGAGGAAAAGGTAGAAAGAGCACTTGAAATTATATCAGAAACTTGCTGGGATGGCGACATTGAGGCTGCAAGGCGTGAAAGATCAGAGTTGTGTGAAATTGCAGGCCTGGATTTGGGACAATTTACCAGTAGTAGACCTGTGATAAATAAATGTAGTGAAAAGAGTCCGTACGTGCCTGATGATGAAAATGCATCATACTCCTCGCTCGTTGGATCATCTGGGTTCTGA